TCGTGTTAAGAGTTGAGATAGTAGCTTCCTCTACTGTAGGGTCTGCCATAGCCGTATCTACTTTGCTTTTGAGGTCCTCAATCGCCTTCCTGCTATTTGTATGATGTGATCTGCACCAGGAAACAATAGCTCTTCGACACTGTATGAGCTTGTGCGAAACAGAGGCTGATGGCGAACCTTCCCAAGCGGCCTTGATTAGATTTTTGACTTCTGGTACGTCCTTCAGCCGTCTATCGTAGCGGAAAATTCTACCAGATTTCGTCATGCTTTCGCTGAAGGCACTATGGACTGGCCTATGGTCTGATGCTTCGAACTTCAAGTAGTTGCATCTTCCTTGTGGGAAGGCGTCAAACCAGGCGCTATTTACTAGAGTTCTGTCTAGGCGGCTGTGAATGAGGTGGGTGTGGCGCTGTCCTCGCCAGGAGAGGCAGTTGCCCGTATGGCATAGATCGAACAAGTCATTTCGAGCCAGGAAGTTTCTGAAGTTGAAGAAAGAGCTCTCTGCTCTTAGCGGGCCACCTGATTTTTCACTATTCTCTAAGATATCATTGAAGTCTCCGGTCAAAATCCATGGCCCATTTCGTTCCGAGGCCATATCAGATATATTATTCCATACTGTGGCGCGTTTTGAGATATCCGGTTCACCATACACGAAGGTTGCATTGACATTGATTCCTTTAAAGCTTACAATCGTGTCGATAAAGTTATGAGATGAGGATAAAATAGAGATAGCTACTTCTTGTGACCAGAAGAGAGCTAAGCCGCCTCCTCCAACGCCATGAGGGGAGATCAGCGTGTGATGAGGATAGCTTAAGTCTTGGAGTTCTTGGAGAACGTAGTTGTCGGAATTTTTCGTCTCCATGAGGAACATGATGTGGGGAGCAATACTCTTGTGCAGCTCCTTGATCCGTCGAACTGTTGCGGGGTTCCCCAGCCCACAGCAGTTCCAGCTCACCATTTCTAAGGAAGCCCCGGTCGGGGATGATGAAAATCCCCTTGGGCGCCAGTCTGAGTCGGGTTCTGGCCATCGTTTTGGCTCAGGTTCGTTTCTGGGGGCACAACCTGAGTTCTCGGTTGTGGAGGTGTAGATCGTGTCGGACCATGTGTTGGACTTTCACTTGCTGCTGGTATGTGGCGTGGTGTCCGAGGGGAGGGGACTGTTGGTGATCGCTGAATCATTGACATGATGCGCTTGCTTGAACTGGCTCCTGTGAGTAGGCGTCGGTTCGTAGTTTTCTTAGCATCTCCTTCCTCTGTTCTTGTTTTAGGGGGACGTCCTCTCCTTTTGGGGAGAGGTACCGGGAGGGCTTGGCTAGACAAGACCGTAGATGGGATAGGGAGTGGAAGAGAGACTGGAACCTGTTCTACTTCAACCGAGTGACCAAAAATAGGTTCTGTCGTTGCGCTCGGCTGAAGAGACATAAGCTGTTGGTTCAACCCCGCAGCTGCTTCTGCATTTGCAATAATCCCTGCTGCTGTTCTCTCCATTAGGCCATGGACCTCACTATCCAGGACCCTTTGTCTTCTCGCAGCACTTTCCGTTGGGTCCTGAATGTTTGTATACTGGAAGGTGACTTCCCGTAACTCCTCCATTACCTCTTCCGTGGTAGGAATACGTGGTGGTGGTGGGAAGTCCTCTACGTTGAGGTTACGTTCCAGAGGGGGACGAGGGGCTTTCTCCACCCATGTCATATTCCGGGTATCAGCATGTGAGCTCTGGTAGCGTTGATCTCTGTAGCGTAGTTGTTCTGATGCCTCAATCCTAGCAGGCTCATAGAAGGATGAAGCTTTATCGTAAGCTCGGCGACGTGGCGATCTGTTATTAGTGTAGGGTGGAGAAGACTGCACTATAAGTGGTTCTCTTCTCGCTTCTGGTCTAGTGTCTTGGGAAGATGCTCTGACCAAGGTAGAAGATATGCGCTCACCAAACGGGTTTCCGTGTCTATCAAGTCTTTGAGCGTAGGGCTCTCCATTGTGCTGTGAGATATGGCGGTTCTCTGACCGATGTGAGGATCTCACTTGCCCATTGGGACGGAGCGGCCTTTGCAACTCGGTACGCTCTCTAACATCTACCGGTGGGGCAGTGAGGCTGGTATCACGAGTTCTTCGAGGCCGGGTAGGACATTCAGAGTTGAGGTGGGAAAGACGTAGACAGTGAGAGCATAAGTTTTCTAGGCCTTCGTACTCTAACTCTATCAGGGCTTCTTCCCCTGTTGCAAAGTCTATTATGGTCTCTTTGGTAATGGGGCTGAGGCCATCGATTAGAATCCTGATGCGTGCCGAAGTTGCAGAGATGTCGTAATCCTCTAGGTGCCCGAGTTCGTGGCTGATCTTGTAAATCATTTTTTCG
This genomic stretch from Brassica napus cultivar Da-Ae chromosome C9, Da-Ae, whole genome shotgun sequence harbors:
- the LOC106417208 gene encoding uncharacterized protein LOC106417208 codes for the protein MVSWNCCGLGNPATVRRIKELHKSIAPHIMFLMETKNSDNYVLQELQDLSYPHHTLISPHGVGGGGLALFWSQEVAISILSSSHNFIDTIVSFKGINVNATFVYGEPDISKRATVWNNISDMASERNGPWILTGDFNDILENSEKSGGPLRAESSFFNFRNFLARNDLFDLCHTGNCLSWRGQRHTHLIHSRLDRTLVNSAWFDAFPQGRCNYLKFEASDHRPVHSAFSESMTKSGRIFRYDRRLKDVPEVKNLIKAAWEGSPSASVSHKLIQCRRAIVSWCRSHHTNSRKAIEDLKSKVDTAMADPTVEEATISTLNTTLLEAYKAEEQLWRQRSRLLWLTLGDWNTSFFHAVSKGRRARNKLSVMESSEGNTLYEEDKIASEIARYFSNIFTSAGFDGTTTVAQALNPCISEAMNASLTSLPTAGEIKRALFSIHPDKAPGPEGFSACFFQSN